One Phaeodactylum tricornutum CCAP 1055/1 PHATR_bd_32x35 genomic scaffold, whole genome shotgun sequence genomic window carries:
- a CDS encoding predicted protein, with the protein MYLAKKELKRLKKAKKSGKKKAKKQYKAAMKLQAVVRTFLWRPKFRKMLKEKREKESLRNKIKKLEIAVREAEKQRQREVDEAREAAEVEMEQYRAKVKSELANDREKQKRSAQQQTLIDESGKIIEYLRKENMKLRTQNDTMRKDFKGLKENNSRLMEANESAGASFTALNDHAKQLNVVNAKLIKNVEAYKGQLEKLKDDLKTRQAFYLAEAEARLAYQKTMAQIVGAIQDKCRDAQLVEDVVIMALECEAEAKSERAALEASSTKGRTQQQSSSSSRTPSVARTEVSADSEDDSDSDSD; encoded by the coding sequence ATGTActtggcaaagaaagagcTTAAGCGTCtcaagaaagcaaagaaatccggcaagaaaaaggcaaagaaaCAATACAAAGCAGCAATGAAACTTCAAGCCGTTGTTCGTACATTCCTGTGGCGTCCGAAATTTCGAAAGATGCTTAAGGAGAAGCGCGAGAAGGAAAGTCTACGAAACAAAATTAAAAAACTCGAGATTGCGGTGAGAGAGGCTGAAAAGCAGCGGCAGAGAGAAGTTGACGAGGCCCGAGAGGCAGCTGAAgtggaaatggaacagtATCGAGCCAAAGTGAAGTCGGAGCTCGCGAACGATAgagagaaacaaaagagaagCGCACAGCAGCAAACTCTAATCGACGAAAGTGGAAAGATCATTGAATATTTACGAAAGGAAAATATGAAATTACGAACCCAGAACGACACAATGCGCAAGGATTTCAAGGGGCTTAAAGAGAACAATTCGCGTCTCATGGAAGCGAACGAATCCGCCGGCGCCTCTTTCACTGCCCTAAATGATCACGCCAAGCAGCTGAACGTTGTCAACGCGAAGCTCATCAAGAATGTTGAAGCATACAAGGGGCAGTTGGAAAAGCTCAAAGATGATCTGAAAACACGCCAAGCCTTTTACTTGGCCGAGGCAGAAGCACGGCTGGCATATCAAAAAACGATGGCCCAGATAGTTGGAGCAATCCAGGACAAGTGCAGAGACGCTCAGCTTGTCGAAGATGTTGTCATCATGGCTTTAGAATGCGAAGCGGAGGCCAAAAGTGAAAGAGCCGCACTGGAGGCATCGTCGACGAAAGGTCGTACTCAGCAGCAAAGCTCTAGCTCCAGTCGCACTCCATCTGTAGCACGGACTGAGGTCTCGGCAGACAGTGAAGACGATAGTGACTCTGATTCCGATTAG
- a CDS encoding predicted protein has translation VMSHPSSLPFLRPVNAAALNLKDYHIIITKPMDLGTVYSRCLLGEYATLNDLVSDVELVASNAKRYNPEGHFVHSKAEEMRSLFFGELKKL, from the coding sequence GTAATGTCACACCCTTCTTCCTTGCCATTCTTACGTCCGGTGAATGCAGCTGCTCTTAATCTCAAAGACTACCATATAATCATCACGAAGCCTATGGACCTTGGAACGGTCTACTCTCGATGTCTACTCGGAGAGTATGCAACACTCAACGATCTAGTCTCTGATGTCGAGTTAGTCGCTTCAAACGCGAAGCGATACAATCCGGAAGGCCATTTTGTTCACTCGAAAGCCGAAGAAATGAGGTCTCTCTTTTTCGGGGAGCTTAAGAAACTA
- a CDS encoding predicted protein, whose product MYLGDSGQCQGWSPSRNLPARTRRIARRPWCFSARNPPLPLGNLASSRRDVGNEQFYNGDDDNTDFYNERASRKSRLDDSSPYWSNDADNEFHDKAQSSSGGFYNVHFDNRNGDAAAAPEPLAWERCATDAGVVQVLLPPASVALPTAVLHFVGGTLFGSAPSVWYQQLLRDLVQHTNVAVLATSIPVTIRQSPLQHVALARTVQRQFRTAWRDVLLDEYGEDVRHVPVCGVGHSLGARLLVVLATLPPDTRPTKAWRPPPYQSYILISFTNYGAAAGIPGIYQLGKASRKVARNEWYDEDEDEDWGELVEELQSALRDQAAKVQSALTPKSTDLEFFPTPEQLWKALQEDHRYTIPQTLVVQFDDDDIDQSSKLALAIHSPERASLVRFARLRGTHLTPVSVRDDSQPDGYGSRAWWKQLNSSASRILGKLLASRRQRRPNGEALRELRQSMARYITEIVTK is encoded by the exons ATGTATCTGGGCGACTCGGGACAGTGTCAAGGATGGAGTCCCTCCCGTAATCTTCCAGCGAGAACTAGACGAATCGCTCGTCGGCCCTGGTGCTTTTCCGCACGGAACCCACCACTACCGCTAGGAAATCTCGCGTCTTCTCGACGTGATGTTGGAAATGAACAATTCTAtaacggcgacgacgacaacaccGACTTCTACAACGAGAGGGCGTCCCGCAAGAGTCGATTAGACGACTCCAGTCCTTACTGGAGCAACGACGCCGACAACGAATTCCACGACAAAGCCCAATCCTCCAGTGGCGGCTTTTACAACGTCCACTTTGACAACCGCAATGGCGACGCTGCCGCTGCACCCGAACCCTTGGCGTGGGAACGTTGCGCGACGGACGCGGGTGTCGTCCAAGTGCTCTTGCCCCCCGCGTCGGTTGCGCTCCCCACCGCCGTCCTACACTTTGTCGGCGGGACTCTATTCGGCAGTGCACCCTCCGTCTGGTACCAGCAATTACTCCGGGATCTCGTCCAACACACCAACGTGGCGGTCCTGGCCACCAGTATTCCCGTCACGATACGGCAGTCGCCGTTGCAGCACGTGGCTCTCGCCCGGACCGTGCAACGCCAGTTCCGAACCGCGTGGCGGGACGTGCTGCTGGACGAGTACGGCGAAGACGTACGCCACGTGCCCGTGTGTGGCGTGGGGCACTCGTTGGGGGCCCGACTGCTCGTGGTGTTAGCCACGTTGCCGCCGGATACGCGACCCACCAAAGCCTGGCGACCGCCGCCTTACCAATCCTACATTCTGATTAGCTTTACCAATTACGGCGCGGCAGCGGGTATTCCTGGAATCTATCAACTCGGCAAGGCGAGTCGAAAAGTGGCGCGCA ACGAATGgtacgacgaggacgaggacgaagattGGGGGGAATTGGTGGAAGAGCTCCAATCCGCGCTGCGGGATCAAGCGGCCAAAGTGCAATCCGCATTGACACCCAAATCCACCGATCTTGAATTCTTCCCGACACCGGAACAGCTATGGAAAGCCCTACAGGAAGACCATCGCTACACAATCCCACAAACGTTAGTGGTACAAtttgacgatgatgacaTTGACCAGAGTTCCAAACTGGCGTTGGCGATACACAGTCCGGAACGAGCGAGCTTGGTCAGGTTTGCCCGTCTCCGTGGGACACACTTAACCCCCGTGTCGGTTCGGGATGATAGTCAACCGGACGGTTACGGCAGCAGGGCTTGGTGGAAACAGCTCAATTCGAGCGCCTCCCGCATCCTAGGCAAACTCTTGGCGTCACGGCGACAAAGACGACCCAACGGAGAAGCCCTGCGTGAGTTACGACAAAGTATGGCACGGTATATTACCGAAATTGTAACCAAATAA
- a CDS encoding predicted protein, which translates to MQPVWIPEYEYDADSDGDDDASSVDDNDDTFRWAPPSHQAEQQPPMFLDLSRKRPLHCVESDNGESAYRSALAGAQRRMRQRRQRQQSDVAVESSIHPAIDASATLWCPSRRFDGSNSSNSSRSDNASTGSKPVPPRPTLMDLSRALVDYLRQSRGCYQNADTSSPTLVSTESTKPDHTQPSDHSDDNDERRIHRSSTPVLLKHALDFTSTPRVLLESAPPYRTVHANAAFGQLRVLPRDASDVPTTTETHRSLATAIRALVGNTTDVTVHPVSPDPQGVNVSHYLIQLEQQQLNSTVAANGADKRQPLLVSTSAQTVG; encoded by the coding sequence ATGCAACCAGTGTGGATTCCAGAATACGAGTACGATGCGGacagcgacggcgacgacgatgcgtCCAGtgtcgacgacaacgacgatacgTTCCGGTGGGCTCCGCCGTCGCATCAAGCAGAGCAGCAGCCACCGATGTTCCTTGACTTGTCGAGAAAACGTCCGCTTCACTGCGTCGAAAGCGACAATGGGGAGTCAGCGTATCGTAGCGCTCTAGCCGGCGCCCAACGACGGATGCGACAACGCCGGCAGCGACAACAGTCCGACGTCGCCGTAGAATCATCGATCCATCCCGCCATTGATGCGTCCGCAACACTCTGGTGTCCATCACGTCGCTTTGACGGCAGCAACAGCTCGAACAGCAGTAGGAGCGACAACGCATCGACCGGGTCCAAGCCGGTCCCACCGAGACCGACACTGATGGATTTGTCCCGAGCGCTCGTCGACTATCTCCGGCAGTCGCGTGGTTGCTACCAAAACGCCGACACGTCGTCACCCACGCTCGTGTCGACCGAATCAACGAAACCCGATCATACTCAACCGTCAGACCAcagtgacgacaacgacgaacGTCGCATCCACCGGAGCTCTACTCCCGTTCTGCTCAAACACGCTTTGGATTTCACCTCGACACCGCGCGTACTACTGGAAAGTGCCCCTCCGTACCGAACCGTACACGCCAACGCCGCCTTTGGTCAGCTACGTGTCCTTCCCCGTGACGCGTCCGACGTCCCGACGACCACCGAAACACACCGCTCGTTGGCTACGGCCATTCGCGCCCTGGTTGGGAACACGACCGACGTGACGGTGCACCCCGTTTCTCCCGATCCCCAAGGAGTCAACGTCTCGCACTACTTGATTCAACtagagcagcagcagcttaACAGTACTGTGGCCGCGAATGGCGCCGACAAGCGCCAGCCACTGTTGGTATCCACCAGTGCCCAGACGGTGGGATGA
- a CDS encoding predicted protein produces the protein MQAETSTVSLTPHTAPSHQALTLVGRSWAGDGTSCFVPELHCLWDCGAVVTPRTPHAIFITHTHADHVQMLPYLLHRATVTDQPIPLYLPAAFVSRLRDYLHAHQHLVQSGGDDDDDNDTDYTDTDTKMSYSRPLYERCTLVPVQPGDELTVRIPARRDPLLVRVVACHHRIDCVGYSCWEQQTTLRPEYRGQDVAALRKQMAADALFRTTRRPLFCFLGDTTHRVWTQHAELLQQHHVIVVECTFLDNATVNKAVATRHMHWKELQPIVNAHPNVWFVLLHGSLRYSSLQRLRFFQPPDVCPHRNVHVLVRPEDVAREWQRERDKNANKTNVRSEEAEELAPPTCQCVRCQPSTGV, from the coding sequence ATGCAGGCCGAGACGTCTACGGTATCACTCACGCCCCACACGGCGCCTAGTCACCAAGCCCTCACCTTGGTGGGACGCAGTTGGGCGGGAGACGGCACTTCCTGCTTCGTCCCCGAACTCCACTGCCTCTGGGATTGTGGTGCCGTCGTCACGCCCCGGACGCCCCACGCCATTTTCATTACCCACACACACGCGGATCACGTACAAATGCTTCCTTACCTACTCCACCGGGCCACCGTCACGGATCAACCGATCCCTCTCTACCTGCCCGCGGCTTTTGTGTCCCGGCTACGCGACTACCTACACGCACACCAGCACTTGGTCCAAAGCGgtggtgacgacgacgacgataaTGATACCGATTATACCGATACAGACACCAAAATGTCGTACTCCCGACCCTTGTACGAACGGTGTACTCTCGTGCCTGTACAGCCCGGGGACGAACTGACCGTGCGGATTCCGGCACGACGTGACCCACTGCTCGTGCGTGTCGTGGCCTGCCACCACCGGATAGACTGTGTAGGGTACAGTTGTTGGGAGCAGCAAACTACGCTGCGACCAGAATACCGTGGACAAGATGTTGCGGCACTCCGGAAACAGATGGCTGCGGATGCTTTGTTCCGAACGACCCGGCGGCCTCTGTTTTGTTTTCTCGGCGATACCACGCACCGGGTATGGACGCAACACGCCGAATTGCTCCAACAGCACCACGTCATTGTGGTGGAATGTACCTTCCTCGACAATGCGACGGTGAACAAGGCCGTGGCGACCCGGCATATGCACTGGAAGGAGTTGCAACCGATTGTAAACGCTCATCCCAACGTTTGGTTCGTCCTTCTACACGGCAGTCTCCGGTACTCCAGTCTGCAGCGCTTGCGCTTTTTTCAACCACCCGACGTGTGCCCGCACCGTAACGTCCACGTACTGGTGCGGCCGGAAGACGTGGCCCGGGAATGGCAACGGGAACGAGACAAGaatgccaacaaaacgaATGTTCGGTCGGAGGAAGCGGAAGAGCTGGCACCACCGACGTGTCAGTGCGTACGCTGTCAACCGTCTACTGGAGTTTAG
- a CDS encoding predicted protein, with translation MSTDPPVALALALPPLSPTADATLPHHHRTTNDDDETSRPWPAATLGTQLPPLPRHHHNNDTRLARSRERNREHARRTRLRKKIQLERLQAQVQTLRGERHDLRQRMEDCSLAAILWGLGGRDRHQRTRQLLMETNKPTSTTVTDVASAATSTTATATTATTASAVDTESDETTFVWLAGSKRKRFVAEDGAETHTQLDLDETPPSLTTESLSTERTTGKTQINWKTGVQTDQYGSQTQLTPYQLESLRRERNRRHAKMTRDRKKCFVVTTEKVVADLQAENARLRQILAQVTTESTSHLHERNHNHSTANTLVTPVTSPDLSAIPSPTDDETSVYSATTADDGSILPRSPQRNHTPRAAFSLNDD, from the exons ATGTCGACCGATCCTCCCGTTGCACTCGCCTTGGCCTTGCCTCCATTGTCTCCTACGGCAGACGCCACGCTtccacaccaccaccgcaccaccaacgacgacgacgagacgtCCCGTCCTTGGCCAGCCGCAACGTTGGGTACGCAGCTTCCACCACTACCAcgacaccaccacaacaacgacacacGTCTCGCTCGTAGTCGCGAACGCAATCGCGAACACGCGCGACGCACTCGTCTCCGCAAAAAGATCCAACTCGAACGGTTACAAGCACAAGTGCAGACATTGCGAGGTGAACGCCACGATCTTCGGCAACGGATGGAAGACTGCAGCCTCGCAGCGATTCTGTGGGGACTCGGAGGACGAGACCGACACCAACGGACGCGACAACTACTGATGGAAACCAATAAACCAACGAGTACTACGGTAACGGATGTTGCTAGTGCTGCTACTagtactactgctactgctactacgGCAACAACTGCTTCCGCAGTAGATACAGAGTCCGACGAAACGACGTTCGTCTGGTTGGCGGGGAGCAAGCGGAAACGCTTCGTAGCGGAGGACGGTGCCGAGACTCACACGCAACTAGACCTTGACGAGACACCACCGTCACTGACTACGGAAAGCCTTTCCACCGAGCGCACCACGGGCAAGACCCAAATCAACTGGAAAACCGGGGTGCAGACGGACCAATACGGCTCGCAAACGCAACTTACCCCCTACCAATTGGAATCCTTACG ACGCGAACGCAACCGCCGGCACGCCAAAATGACACGCGATCGCAAAAAGTGTTTCGTTGTCACGACGGAAAAGGTCGTGGCCGATCTACAGGCCGAAAATGCGCGCCTCCGTCAGATACTCGCCCAGGTCACCACCGAATCTACCAGTCATCTTCACGAACGGAATCACAACCACTCGACTGCCAACACACTCGTCACGCCCGTCACATCGCCCGACTTGTCCGCCATCCCATCGCCaaccgacgacgaaactTCGGTGTATTCCGCGACCACTGCCGACGACGGATCCATCCTTCCTCGGTCGCCCCAACGTAACCACACTCCCCGCGCCGCCTTTTCGCTCAACGACGACTGA
- the GrpE gene encoding GrpE protein, HSP90 cofactor, chloroplast targeted (GrpE protein, N terminus contains putative ER signal peptide; putatively chloroplast targeted), producing MKILSSALALLLATLAAEAFTVQQPRTTKGVSRDTGMCRDTPERIPRRGVFLWQSANDDTSGDEVSNVANDGSTEAADVSMHTGERELEADAANQAEDEVRELTADDAAAVNEQQEDIEEDPPQEDPELVALKEEIAILEQKLKEKRRQSAAMGDSADEMSKAGYARKVAEMENMRRKRTMMQSSNKSTATASILADFLPVLDKLIELREAYGEDEFGRQYNALPGAMKTALVGLGVKEYAVSVGEKVDASRIIVVEAEHSDEYPVDTVIRPVADGLELEGNPIRMASCVASLGPVPADLPPEEAPVQDDMVPNDNASPEDEQKQ from the exons ATGAAGATTCTGTCGAGTGCGCTCGCCCTGCTACTCGCCACGTTGGCGGCGGAGGCCTTTACCGTACAACAACCACGGACGACCAAAGGAGTGTCCCGTGACACCGGGATGTGTCGGGACACGCCGGAACGAATTCCCCGGCGCGGTGTTTTTCTGTGGCAGAgtgccaacgacgacacctCCGGAGACGAAGTGTCCAACGTTGCGAATGATGGGTCTACCGAGGCGGCAGACGTATCGATGCATACGGGAGAAAGAGAATTGGAAGCCGACGCTGCCAACCAAGCGGAAGACGAAGTCCGAGAGCTAACCGCAGATGACGCAGCGGCTGTGAACGAACAACAGGAGGATATAGAGGAGGATCCGCCACAGGAGGATCCCGAACTCGTAGCCctcaaggaagaaattgccaTTCTGGAACAAAAACTTAAGGAAAAGCGACGACAGTCGGCAGCCATGGGCGACAGTGCCGACGAAATGTCCAAGGCTGGCTACGCACGCAAGGTCGCCGAAATGGAAAACATGCGACGCAAACGAACC ATGATGCAAAGTTCCAATAAAAGTACCGCGACGGCGTCGATTCTGGCCGATTTTTTACCGGTATTGGACAAATTGATTGAATTGCGAGAGGCTTACGGCGAAGATGAGTTCGGCCGGCAGTACAATGCTCTACCCGGGGCCATGAAAACGGCCCTGGTCGGCTTGGGAGTCAAGGAATACGCCGTGTCGGTCGGAGAGAAAGTCGATGCTTCACGTATTATTGTCGTCGAAGCGGAGCACTCGGACGAGTATCCAGTCGATACCGTCATTCGGCCGGTCGCCGATGGTCTGGAACTTGAGGGCAATCCCATCCGTATGGCTTCGTGCGTGGCCAGTTTGGGACCGGTGCCGGCGGATTTACCGCCAGAGGAGGCACCGGTGCAAGACGACATGGTGCCAAACGACAACGCATCGCCGGAAGACGAACAAAAACAATAA
- a CDS encoding predicted protein, producing the protein MANRTDPLISSVSGSDPQNLLEYITRQKIYDSRFWKEECFGLTVADVLEKSTSLQCIGALPAHFLALCLKLLQLHPETELVTETFVDQEDFKYTRVLGCLYLRLTGRPTEIYERLEPLYRDRRKLRVWTPPCWGLKHVDDFIHECLTEPRILNLSLPRLPSRRSLQ; encoded by the coding sequence ATGGCGAATCGAACCGACCCTCTCATTAGCAGCGTATCGGGGAGTGATCCCCAGAACTTGTTGGAATACATTACGCGGCAAAAGATCTACGATTCGCGGTTTTGGAAAGAGGAATGTTTCGGCTTGACCGTGGCGGACGTGTTGGAAAAATCGACGTCGCTGCAGTGCATCGGCGCTCTCCCCGCCCACTTTCTGGCGTTGTGTCTCAAGCTACTGCAGCTGCATCCCGAAACAGAGCTCGTGACCGAAACCTTTGTTGACCAGGAGGATTTCAAATACACGCGGGTCCTCGGCTGTTTGTACCTGCGCTTGACGGGCCGTCCCACGGAAATCTACGAAAGACTCGAGCCACTGTATCGTGACCGACGGAAATTACGGGTATGGACACCACCGTGCTGGGGTTTGAAGCACGTGGACGATTTTATTCACGAATGTTTGACCGAACCGCGGATACTGAACCTGTCCTTGCCGCGATTGCCGTCCCGACGGTCTTTGCAA
- a CDS encoding predicted protein, with the protein SSPKPILSPRQPSQKEEGCVTVFIGNLAWDVDEDTIKQSFADCGEISQVRFATDRETGDFKGFGHIEFVATESTDKAIEMAGTEILGRPVRVDFANDKRNSAPG; encoded by the coding sequence TCGTCGCCAAAACCTATCTTGTCGCCACGTCAACCTTCGCAAAAGGAAGAAGGATGTGTCACGGTCTTTATCGGCAACTTGGCCTGGGATGTGGACGAAGATACCATTAAACAGTCCTTTGCCGACTGCGGCGAGATTAGCCAGGTGCGGTTCGCTACGGACCGGGAGACTGGAGATTTCAAAGGTTTTGGACACATTGAGTTCGTTGCGACCGAATCGACCGACAAGGCCATCGAAATGGCCGGTACGGAAATTCTCGGACGCCCGGTTCGCGTTGATTTTGCCAACGACAAGCGGAACAGCGCACCAGGC